A single region of the Hippoglossus hippoglossus isolate fHipHip1 chromosome 17, fHipHip1.pri, whole genome shotgun sequence genome encodes:
- the LOC117778495 gene encoding uncharacterized protein LOC117778495, whose product MYTENAQTAGHHRFLQHKGTPAPCPCQHCVHHEQPYGHHGGPGYQPASARQPDHPSLDCRRDVQAPRVKNVGGRGFLVDRVERSGHRSPQRRPVFAGPGPCTHSDDLSQVCPWELNPAQWSYALESGVRHYPSVREQCGCVVQADTRAHAFKAGTPHPLPHLQVKGQGYRHRRTVRYVCVDEEEEGCECTQESQHAELHCSPPGHLPVPNGHCGPRPVVFEGGQERDSHQDWGKQRGGSEEGYNGRSGSHKGFFPTEVPQKHLNQSKRKGPCIPPSGISSAETSKPTPTVDHQHQASEVVKPKRREDSVRDQIRQVVTDLEDVLGGLKQVHVEMREVVQQIDRLTASIDLSEEVPCSIQGLSNNSDSSAHSGDTRPALLPNHRPAAVLASPNVVEERIILRTNSPSPVHMAAVVKTSRFTRPSHSKDANHERPRVNGHPPHLHPHTPPQPHPQTLDPKVIIGNSTSSSKTQKPPPYPQNGRCGKGPYPPPKPARTPAYLGRGRQSTSMV is encoded by the exons ATGTACACAGAAAACGCACAAACAGCGGGACACCATCGATTTCTTCAGCACAAGGGCACCCCGGCACCCTGCCCCTGCCAGCACTGTGTCCACCATGAGCAGCCATATGGACATCACGGTGGGCCGGGATACCAACCAGCATCAGCCAGACAGCCGGACCACCCATCTCTGGACTGCAGGAGAGACGTCCAGGCTCCTCGGGTTAAAAACGTAGGAGGCAGAGGTTTCTTGGTGGACAGGGTAGAGAGAAGCGGTCATCGCAGCCCACAGAGGAGGCCTGTGTTTGCGGGGCCCGGCCCTTGCACTCATTCAGACGACTTGAGCCAAGTGTGCCCCTGGGAGTTGAACCCTGCCCAGTGGAGCTACGCACTGGAGTCTGGGGTGAGACACTACCCGTCTGTCAGAGAACAGTGTGGCTGTGTGGTGCAGGCTGACACCAGGGCGCACGCCTTCAAGGCCGGGACGCcacatcctcttcctcatcttcaggtcaaaggtcaaggatACAGGCACAGGAGGACTGTCAGGTATGTGTGCgtggatgaggaagaggaaggatgtGAATGCACCCAGGAGAGCCAGCACGCGGAGCTGCACTGTTCCCCTCCGGGTCATTTGCCCGTGCCAAATGGCCACTGTGGACCGAGGCCAGTGGTTTTTGAGGGAGGGCAGGAAAGAGATAGCCATCAGGACTGGGGCAAACAGAGGGGTGGATCAGAGGAAGGTTACAACGGACGCAGTGGCTCCCACAAAGGTTTCTTCCCCACTGAAGTCCCGCAAAAACACTTGAACCAAAGCAAACGGAAGGGGCCCTGCATCCCTCCCTCTGGCATCAGCAGTGCGGAAACCTCAAAACCGACACCCACCGTCGACCACCAGCACCAGGCTTCTGAGGTGGTGAAGccaaagaggagggaggactcGGTGAGGGATCAGATCCGACAAGTGGTGACAGATCTGGAGGATGTGTTGGGGGGTTTGAAGCAAGTTCACGTGGAGATGAGAGAG GTGGTCCAGCAGATTGATCGTCTCACTGCCAGTATTGACCTCAGCGAGGAGGTGCCCTGCAGCATTCAGGGGCTGTCCAATAACTCTGACAGCTCGGCTCATTCCGGTGACACCAGGCCGGCCCTGCTGCCCAATCACAGGCCCGCTGCGGTCCTGGCGTCGCCAAACGTCGTCGAGGAGCGCATCATCTTAAGGACTAACTCTCCCTCCCCCGTCCACATGGCAGCTGTGGTTAAAACCAGCCGCTTCACCAGACCCAGCCACAGTAAGGATGCCAACCACGAAAGGCCACGTGTGAACGGCCACCCGCCTCACCTGCACCCCCATACTCCCCCACAGCCCCACCCACAGACTCTGGACCCCAAGGTCATCATTGGGAACAGCACCTCCAGTTCAAAAACTCAGAAGCCTCCACCTTACCCTCAAAACGGGCGGTGCGGCAAGGGCCCGTACCCGCCTCCCAAACCTGCGAGGACCCCTGCCTACCTCGGGAGAGGCCGCCAGAGCACCAGCATGGTGTGA